A stretch of Triticum aestivum cultivar Chinese Spring chromosome 1D, IWGSC CS RefSeq v2.1, whole genome shotgun sequence DNA encodes these proteins:
- the LOC123182728 gene encoding uncharacterized protein isoform X4, producing the protein MASEDDDLRARRAGSDKEQGYNTVVALERVATESRRMEVLLLHLVLELAWEEEQLMMELILVGGSSVMSVSLDTHSGVPQRLEVSQAKEDGVAMQMLKSRNSMRN; encoded by the exons ATGGCAAGTGAGGATGATGACCTTCGTGCGCGTCGTGCAG GAAGTGACAAGGAGCAAGGTTATAATACAGTGGTGGCACTGGAAAGGGTGGCGACGGAGTCCAGAAGG ATGGAGGTGCTGCTGCTGCACTTGGTTCTGGAATTGGCATGGGAGGAGGAGCAGCTGATGATGGAACTAATTCTTGTGGGAGGATCCAGCGTCATGTCTGTGAGCCTGGATACGCATTCAGGGGTTCCTCAG AGGTTGGAGGTATCTCAAGCCAAGGAGGACGGGGTGGCAATGCAAATGTTGAAG AGTAGAAACTCCATGCGCAACTGA
- the LOC123182728 gene encoding uncharacterized protein isoform X1, translating to MASEDDDLRARRAGSDKEQGYNTVVALERVATESRRMEVLLLHLVLELAWEEEQLMMELILVGGSSVMSVSLDTHSGVPQVSGIVECLRVVYSACQGGCTDNLCRPQCQRLEVSQAKEDGVAMQMLKKLHAQLRKK from the exons ATGGCAAGTGAGGATGATGACCTTCGTGCGCGTCGTGCAG GAAGTGACAAGGAGCAAGGTTATAATACAGTGGTGGCACTGGAAAGGGTGGCGACGGAGTCCAGAAGG ATGGAGGTGCTGCTGCTGCACTTGGTTCTGGAATTGGCATGGGAGGAGGAGCAGCTGATGATGGAACTAATTCTTGTGGGAGGATCCAGCGTCATGTCTGTGAGCCTGGATACGCATTCAGGGGTTCCTCAGGTTAGTGGAATTGTTGAATGTTTGAGAGTAGTATATAGTGCCTGTCAGGGCGGATGTACAGATAACTTGTGTCGACCACAATGTCAGAGGTTGGAGGTATCTCAAGCCAAGGAGGACGGGGTGGCAATGCAAATGTTGAAG AAACTCCATGCGCAACTGAGGAAGAAATAA
- the LOC123182728 gene encoding uncharacterized protein isoform X3 produces MASEDDDLRARRAGSDKEQGYNTVVALERVATESRRMEVLLLHLVLELAWEEEQLMMELILVGGSSVMSVSLDTHSGVPQRLEVSQAKEDGVAMQMLKKLHAQLRKK; encoded by the exons ATGGCAAGTGAGGATGATGACCTTCGTGCGCGTCGTGCAG GAAGTGACAAGGAGCAAGGTTATAATACAGTGGTGGCACTGGAAAGGGTGGCGACGGAGTCCAGAAGG ATGGAGGTGCTGCTGCTGCACTTGGTTCTGGAATTGGCATGGGAGGAGGAGCAGCTGATGATGGAACTAATTCTTGTGGGAGGATCCAGCGTCATGTCTGTGAGCCTGGATACGCATTCAGGGGTTCCTCAG AGGTTGGAGGTATCTCAAGCCAAGGAGGACGGGGTGGCAATGCAAATGTTGAAG AAACTCCATGCGCAACTGAGGAAGAAATAA
- the LOC123182728 gene encoding uncharacterized protein isoform X2, producing the protein MASEDDDLRARRAGSDKEQGYNTVVALERVATESRRMEVLLLHLVLELAWEEEQLMMELILVGGSSVMSVSLDTHSGVPQVSGIVECLRVVYSACQGGCTDNLCRPQCQRLEVSQAKEDGVAMQMLKSRNSMRN; encoded by the exons ATGGCAAGTGAGGATGATGACCTTCGTGCGCGTCGTGCAG GAAGTGACAAGGAGCAAGGTTATAATACAGTGGTGGCACTGGAAAGGGTGGCGACGGAGTCCAGAAGG ATGGAGGTGCTGCTGCTGCACTTGGTTCTGGAATTGGCATGGGAGGAGGAGCAGCTGATGATGGAACTAATTCTTGTGGGAGGATCCAGCGTCATGTCTGTGAGCCTGGATACGCATTCAGGGGTTCCTCAGGTTAGTGGAATTGTTGAATGTTTGAGAGTAGTATATAGTGCCTGTCAGGGCGGATGTACAGATAACTTGTGTCGACCACAATGTCAGAGGTTGGAGGTATCTCAAGCCAAGGAGGACGGGGTGGCAATGCAAATGTTGAAG AGTAGAAACTCCATGCGCAACTGA